One region of Eretmochelys imbricata isolate rEreImb1 chromosome 2, rEreImb1.hap1, whole genome shotgun sequence genomic DNA includes:
- the OTULIN gene encoding ubiquitin thioesterase otulin isoform X1 codes for MENQIRNMGNTWRSWDGCQRKSNPEVANGEQKPTLKQRTRSNSCSNQEVPQESNLQSCKGEANRDLIQEKQDGNISEDSDKLSQGMFQRKTSKSTGPSASAEETQKKDTAMINLTRHEKEKYIPSDEPSSASAAGDQKEKPALETKKEHAHSGHGKAAQAHDLKASLTSHDSHKNCEVKLSVSSSSSAKESSVDDEEDMYRDAEEIEREKVLPVCETGSSENKLSVAPEMDIIEYCQKEWRGNTAVAKRMKKGYEAVSQKFTSIRRVRGDNYCALRATLFQALSQTSELPDWLQNEDLTLLPEKLLSRYDWIKQWQLRQKLGRKMGELSDEIKDYLILLRKKWESMSEMKSPTERQTACDELFTNEEEEYSLYEAVKFLMLNTAIELYDDDKKGKKVPVFSWLLFARDTSSNPSQLMNNHLNQIGHTGGLEQVEMFLLAYALQYTIRVYRLYKYSTDEFITLYPNDPEEDWPVVTLITEDDRHYNIPVRMCEETSL; via the exons AAACATGGGAAACACTTGGCGAAGTTGGGATGGCTGCCAGAGAAAGAGTAACCCAGAAGTAGCGAATGGTGAACAGAAACCCACGTTAAAACAGAGGACTAGGTCAAACAGTTGTTCAAACCAAGAAGTTCCACAGGAGAGCAATCTACAATCATGCAAAGGGGAAGCAAACAGAGATTTAATCCAGGAAAAGCAAGATGGTAACATTTCTGAAGACTCTGACAAATTAAG CCAGGGTATGTTTCAGCGAAAGACAAGCAAGTCCACTGGCCCTTCGGCTAGTGCAGAAGAAACACAGAAGAAAGATACTGCAATGATAAATTTGACTAgacatgaaaaggaaaaatatattccCAGTGATGAACCTTCTTCAGCAAGTGCAGCTGGTGACCAGAAAGAGAAACCTGCGTTAGAAACCAAAAAAGAACATGCTCATTCAGGACATGGAAAAGCTGCTCAGGCACATGACCTGAAGGCATCCCTGACCAGCCACGATTCTCATAAAAACTGTGAAGTAAAGCTGTCGGTGTCAAGTAGTTCTTCAGCAAAGGAGTCATCTGTAGACGA TGAGGAGGACATGTACCGTGATGCAGaagaaatagagagagaaaaagtatTACCTGTTTGTGAGACAGGCTCCTCAG AAAATAAACTCAGTGTTGCACCTGAAATGGATATCATAGAGTACTGCCAGAAAGAATGGAGAGGCAATACAGCGGTGGCAAAACGTATGAAAAAG GGATATGAAGCAGTTTCTCAGAAGTTTACCTCTATAAGGAGAGTGCGAGGTGATAACTATTGTGCTCTCAGAGCAACGTTGTTCCAGGCACTGAGCCAAACTTCTGAACTTCCTGACTGGCTTCAGAATGAGGACTTAACGTTG CTTCCAGAAAAGCTGCTGAGCAGATACGATTGGATCAAACAGTGGCAGCTAAGACAGAAACTGGGCAGGAAGATGGGAGAACTAAGTGACGAAATTAAAGACTACTTAATACTTCTAAGGAAGAAG TGGGAGAGTATGAGTGAAATGAAAAGTCCCACAGAGAGACAAACAGCTTGTGACGAATTGTTTACAAATGAAGAGGAGGAGTACAGTCTCTATGAAGCTGTGAAATTTTTGATGCTGAACACAGCTATCGAATTATATGACGAtgataaaaaaggaaagaaagtacCAGTGTTCTCATGGCTACTGTTTGCCCGGGATACATCCAGCAACCCTAGTCAGCTAATGAATAATCACTTGAATCAAATAGGTCACACTGGAGGCCTTGAGCAA GTGGAAATGTTTCTTCTTGCATATGCTCTGCAGTACACCATCAGAGTTTATCGATTGTATAAATACAGCACTGATGAATTCATCACACTTTATCCCAATGACCCAGAGGAGGACTGGCCTGTGGTGACTCTTATAACTGAAGATGACAGACATTATAATATTCCAGTCAGAATGTGTGAAGAGACTAGTTTGTAA
- the OTULIN gene encoding ubiquitin thioesterase otulin isoform X2 has product MFQRKTSKSTGPSASAEETQKKDTAMINLTRHEKEKYIPSDEPSSASAAGDQKEKPALETKKEHAHSGHGKAAQAHDLKASLTSHDSHKNCEVKLSVSSSSSAKESSVDDEEDMYRDAEEIEREKVLPVCETGSSENKLSVAPEMDIIEYCQKEWRGNTAVAKRMKKGYEAVSQKFTSIRRVRGDNYCALRATLFQALSQTSELPDWLQNEDLTLLPEKLLSRYDWIKQWQLRQKLGRKMGELSDEIKDYLILLRKKWESMSEMKSPTERQTACDELFTNEEEEYSLYEAVKFLMLNTAIELYDDDKKGKKVPVFSWLLFARDTSSNPSQLMNNHLNQIGHTGGLEQVEMFLLAYALQYTIRVYRLYKYSTDEFITLYPNDPEEDWPVVTLITEDDRHYNIPVRMCEETSL; this is encoded by the exons ATGTTTCAGCGAAAGACAAGCAAGTCCACTGGCCCTTCGGCTAGTGCAGAAGAAACACAGAAGAAAGATACTGCAATGATAAATTTGACTAgacatgaaaaggaaaaatatattccCAGTGATGAACCTTCTTCAGCAAGTGCAGCTGGTGACCAGAAAGAGAAACCTGCGTTAGAAACCAAAAAAGAACATGCTCATTCAGGACATGGAAAAGCTGCTCAGGCACATGACCTGAAGGCATCCCTGACCAGCCACGATTCTCATAAAAACTGTGAAGTAAAGCTGTCGGTGTCAAGTAGTTCTTCAGCAAAGGAGTCATCTGTAGACGA TGAGGAGGACATGTACCGTGATGCAGaagaaatagagagagaaaaagtatTACCTGTTTGTGAGACAGGCTCCTCAG AAAATAAACTCAGTGTTGCACCTGAAATGGATATCATAGAGTACTGCCAGAAAGAATGGAGAGGCAATACAGCGGTGGCAAAACGTATGAAAAAG GGATATGAAGCAGTTTCTCAGAAGTTTACCTCTATAAGGAGAGTGCGAGGTGATAACTATTGTGCTCTCAGAGCAACGTTGTTCCAGGCACTGAGCCAAACTTCTGAACTTCCTGACTGGCTTCAGAATGAGGACTTAACGTTG CTTCCAGAAAAGCTGCTGAGCAGATACGATTGGATCAAACAGTGGCAGCTAAGACAGAAACTGGGCAGGAAGATGGGAGAACTAAGTGACGAAATTAAAGACTACTTAATACTTCTAAGGAAGAAG TGGGAGAGTATGAGTGAAATGAAAAGTCCCACAGAGAGACAAACAGCTTGTGACGAATTGTTTACAAATGAAGAGGAGGAGTACAGTCTCTATGAAGCTGTGAAATTTTTGATGCTGAACACAGCTATCGAATTATATGACGAtgataaaaaaggaaagaaagtacCAGTGTTCTCATGGCTACTGTTTGCCCGGGATACATCCAGCAACCCTAGTCAGCTAATGAATAATCACTTGAATCAAATAGGTCACACTGGAGGCCTTGAGCAA GTGGAAATGTTTCTTCTTGCATATGCTCTGCAGTACACCATCAGAGTTTATCGATTGTATAAATACAGCACTGATGAATTCATCACACTTTATCCCAATGACCCAGAGGAGGACTGGCCTGTGGTGACTCTTATAACTGAAGATGACAGACATTATAATATTCCAGTCAGAATGTGTGAAGAGACTAGTTTGTAA